The following are encoded in a window of Miltoncostaea marina genomic DNA:
- the ilvN gene encoding acetolactate synthase small subunit, producing MKHTLSVLVENKPGVLSRVAGLFTRRGYNIDSLAVSPTEDADRSRMTITVDTSRFPVEQMTKQLDKLVNVIKIRDMDPENTVSRELALMKVKADASTRSEVIQLVEIFEAQILDVTPESLTIQVTGETDQLLNFEQLVRPFGLIELVKTGVVALGRGPSVT from the coding sequence GTGAAGCACACCCTCTCCGTCCTGGTCGAGAACAAGCCGGGCGTCCTCTCGCGTGTCGCGGGCCTGTTCACCCGCCGCGGCTACAACATCGACTCGCTGGCCGTGAGCCCGACCGAGGACGCCGACCGGTCGCGCATGACGATCACCGTCGACACGAGCCGCTTCCCCGTCGAGCAGATGACGAAGCAGCTCGACAAGCTCGTCAACGTGATCAAGATCCGGGACATGGACCCGGAGAACACGGTCTCGCGCGAGCTCGCGCTGATGAAGGTGAAGGCCGACGCGAGCACGCGCAGCGAGGTGATCCAGCTCGTCGAGATCTTCGAGGCGCAGATCCTCGACGTGACCCCCGAGTCGCTGACGATCCAGGTGACGGGGGAGACCGATCAGCTCCTCAACTTCGAGCAGCTCGTGCGCCCGTTCGGGCTCATCGAGCTGGTCAAGACCGGTGTGGTCGCCCTCGGGCGCGGCCCGTCGGTCACCTAG
- a CDS encoding pyridoxal-phosphate-dependent aminotransferase family protein: MTAATSAPVGAPATVGNLKRTLMVPGPTALPPEVVEAGARPILYSRSPEFVAVWEDVVRRLGTVFQTEGDVLVFGASGTGAMSSAVANLAARGEKVLVASCGNFGDRWAKICADEGVEATLLEFEWGTPVDPAAVAEALEREPGIEVVFTTQSETSTGVVNDLPALRAAVGDRILVADAVSGLGVVDLPMDRWGVDVVVSGSQKGLMTPPGLAFVAANERAIARSAGLGPGGFYLDWERTRKGGSRSPFTPPVTLVCQLQAALELIDAEGLQNVFARHRVLGRMCRAAVKAMGLELLGPENPEANVVTAFRVPEGVDGKAIPAGMKARFGITIAGGQGKLSGRIARIGHCGYYDYRDIVTTIGALEIVLDGLGHPVELGAGLRAAQGVASEALGAAA, encoded by the coding sequence ATGACCGCCGCGACATCCGCCCCCGTCGGCGCGCCGGCGACCGTCGGGAACCTCAAGCGCACCCTGATGGTGCCGGGGCCCACCGCCCTGCCCCCCGAGGTCGTCGAGGCCGGGGCGCGCCCGATCCTCTACTCGCGCTCGCCCGAGTTCGTCGCCGTCTGGGAGGACGTCGTGCGGCGGCTCGGCACGGTCTTCCAGACCGAGGGCGACGTGCTCGTCTTCGGGGCGTCGGGCACCGGGGCGATGTCGTCGGCCGTCGCCAACCTCGCCGCCCGCGGCGAGAAGGTGCTGGTGGCCTCGTGCGGCAACTTCGGCGACCGCTGGGCCAAGATCTGCGCCGACGAGGGCGTCGAGGCCACCCTGCTCGAGTTCGAGTGGGGGACGCCGGTCGACCCGGCCGCCGTGGCCGAGGCCCTCGAGCGCGAGCCGGGGATCGAGGTCGTCTTCACCACCCAGAGCGAGACCTCGACCGGCGTGGTCAACGACCTGCCCGCGCTGCGCGCCGCCGTGGGCGACCGCATCCTGGTGGCCGACGCCGTGTCCGGCCTCGGCGTGGTGGACCTGCCGATGGACCGCTGGGGCGTCGACGTGGTCGTCTCCGGGTCGCAGAAGGGGCTCATGACGCCCCCCGGCCTGGCCTTCGTCGCGGCCAACGAGCGCGCCATCGCCCGCTCGGCCGGCCTCGGCCCGGGCGGCTTCTACCTCGACTGGGAGCGCACCCGCAAGGGCGGCTCGCGCAGCCCGTTCACCCCGCCGGTCACGCTCGTCTGCCAGCTGCAGGCCGCGCTCGAGCTGATCGACGCCGAGGGGCTGCAGAACGTGTTCGCCCGCCACCGGGTGCTCGGCCGCATGTGCCGGGCGGCGGTCAAGGCGATGGGCCTCGAGCTGCTCGGGCCCGAGAACCCCGAGGCCAACGTGGTCACCGCGTTCCGCGTGCCCGAGGGGGTCGACGGCAAGGCGATCCCCGCCGGGATGAAGGCGCGCTTCGGCATCACGATCGCCGGCGGCCAGGGCAAGCTGTCGGGCCGGATCGCCCGCATCGGCCACTGCGGCTACTACGACTACCGCGACATCGTCACCACGATCGGCGCGCTCGAGATCGTGCTGGACGGCCTCGGCCACCCGGTCGAGCTCGGGGCCGGCCTGCGCGCGGCGCAGGGCGTCGCGAGCGAGGCGCTCGGGGCGGCCGCCTGA
- the ilvC gene encoding ketol-acid reductoisomerase, giving the protein MFYDDDADLDLLSGRTVAVIGYGSQGHAHALNLRDSGVSVVVGLRPDSSSVAAAREEGLEVLPPAEAAAKGDLVMILTLDELQAQIFRDEIRPGLNAGDTLLFAHGFAIHFGQVVPPEGVDVVMCAPKGPGHLVRRTYAEGAGTPGLVAVAQDASGRAMQTALAYAKGIGCTRAGVIQTTFAEETETDLFGEQVVLCGGLSELVRAGFDTLTEAGYNPDLAYFECLHELKLIVDLMYEKGISGMRYSISNTAEYGDLTRGRRIITDETRAEMRRILSEIQTGQFAKEWLTENQVGRPQFTALERRDAEHPVEEVGKRLRGMMSWIDTEF; this is encoded by the coding sequence ATGTTCTATGACGACGACGCCGATCTCGACCTGCTGAGCGGCAGGACCGTGGCCGTGATCGGCTACGGCAGCCAGGGCCACGCCCACGCGCTCAACCTGCGCGACTCGGGGGTGTCGGTGGTGGTGGGCCTGCGGCCCGACTCGTCGTCGGTGGCCGCGGCCCGCGAGGAGGGGCTCGAGGTGCTGCCGCCGGCCGAGGCGGCCGCGAAGGGCGACCTCGTCATGATCCTCACGCTGGACGAGCTGCAGGCGCAGATCTTCCGCGACGAGATCCGCCCCGGCCTCAACGCCGGCGACACGCTGCTGTTCGCGCACGGCTTCGCCATCCACTTCGGCCAGGTCGTGCCGCCGGAGGGCGTCGACGTGGTGATGTGCGCCCCGAAGGGCCCCGGCCACCTCGTGCGCCGCACCTACGCCGAGGGCGCCGGCACCCCGGGCCTCGTGGCCGTGGCCCAGGACGCGAGCGGCCGCGCGATGCAGACCGCGCTCGCCTACGCGAAGGGCATCGGCTGCACCCGGGCGGGCGTCATCCAGACCACGTTCGCCGAGGAGACCGAGACCGACCTGTTCGGCGAGCAGGTGGTGCTGTGCGGCGGCCTCTCCGAGCTGGTGCGCGCGGGCTTCGACACGCTGACCGAGGCCGGGTACAACCCCGACCTCGCGTACTTCGAGTGCCTGCACGAGCTCAAGCTGATCGTCGACCTGATGTACGAGAAGGGCATCTCGGGGATGCGCTACTCGATCTCGAACACCGCCGAGTACGGCGACCTGACGCGCGGCCGGCGCATCATCACCGACGAGACCCGCGCCGAGATGCGGCGCATCCTGAGCGAGATCCAGACCGGCCAGTTCGCGAAGGAGTGGCTCACCGAGAACCAGGTCGGCCGCCCGCAGTTCACCGCCCTCGAGCGACGCGACGCCGAGCACCCGGTCGAGGAGGTCGGCAAGCGCCTGCGCGGGATGATGTCCTGGATCGACACGGAGTTCTGA
- the gatB gene encoding Asp-tRNA(Asn)/Glu-tRNA(Gln) amidotransferase subunit GatB, with amino-acid sequence MTTAATGWEAVIGVEIHVQLATRTKMFCGCELRFGDPPNTHTCPVCLAHPGVLPVVNREAVRLAIITGLALGCEIAPRSQFHRKNYFYPDLSKAYQISQYDEPICIGGRVEVLTPEGSFEVGITRAHLEEDAAKLVHVGGGGRRAGAEASGVDFNRGGTPLLEIVTEPDLRTPAQAGAFLRQLRATLRRLGVSDCNMEEGSMRADANVSVRPAGSAGLGTKTELKNMNSFRFLERGMEAEIARQIGIIEAGGRVTQETLHYDPELNEIHSLRSKEEAHDYRYFPEPDLVPVVPDRAWVEELRAGLPALPAVTRRRWTDDLGLTFEDAEVLSEPAELAAYFEAVVATGADPKAAANWIRGELRAQLRELGQEPWESAVTPARMAELLALLGDRTLSVPLAKEVLAEVVRTGAPPARVVEEKGLGQISDEGELVALVERLLADNPAQAEQLRGGKDKVVGFFVGQAMKATGGRADPARVGELVREKVAAG; translated from the coding sequence ATGACGACGGCCGCGACCGGCTGGGAGGCGGTGATCGGCGTTGAGATCCACGTCCAGCTCGCCACCCGCACCAAGATGTTCTGCGGCTGCGAGCTGCGCTTCGGCGACCCGCCCAACACGCACACCTGCCCGGTCTGCCTGGCGCACCCCGGGGTGCTGCCGGTGGTCAACCGCGAGGCGGTCCGGCTGGCGATCATCACCGGCCTCGCGCTCGGCTGCGAGATCGCCCCGCGCTCGCAGTTCCACCGCAAGAACTACTTCTATCCCGACCTCTCGAAGGCGTACCAGATCTCCCAGTACGACGAGCCGATCTGCATCGGCGGCCGGGTGGAGGTGCTGACGCCCGAGGGCTCGTTCGAGGTCGGCATCACGCGCGCGCACCTCGAGGAGGACGCCGCCAAGCTCGTGCACGTGGGCGGCGGCGGGCGGCGGGCGGGGGCCGAGGCCTCCGGCGTCGACTTCAACCGGGGCGGCACGCCGCTGCTCGAGATCGTCACCGAGCCGGACCTGCGCACGCCCGCCCAGGCGGGCGCCTTCCTGCGCCAGCTGCGCGCCACGCTGCGGCGCCTCGGCGTGAGCGACTGCAACATGGAGGAGGGCTCCATGCGCGCGGACGCCAACGTCAGCGTGCGGCCCGCCGGCAGCGCGGGGCTCGGCACCAAGACCGAGCTCAAGAACATGAACAGCTTCCGCTTCCTCGAGCGCGGCATGGAGGCCGAGATCGCGCGCCAGATCGGGATCATCGAGGCCGGCGGCCGGGTGACGCAGGAGACGCTCCACTACGACCCGGAGCTCAACGAGATCCACTCCCTGCGCTCGAAGGAGGAGGCGCACGACTACCGCTACTTCCCCGAGCCCGACCTGGTGCCGGTGGTGCCGGACCGGGCCTGGGTGGAGGAGCTCCGCGCCGGCCTGCCCGCGCTGCCCGCGGTCACCCGGCGGCGCTGGACCGACGACCTGGGCCTGACCTTCGAGGACGCGGAGGTGCTCTCGGAGCCCGCCGAGCTGGCCGCGTACTTCGAGGCGGTCGTCGCGACCGGCGCCGATCCCAAGGCGGCCGCCAACTGGATCCGCGGCGAGCTGCGCGCCCAGCTGCGCGAGCTCGGCCAGGAGCCCTGGGAGAGCGCCGTCACCCCGGCGCGCATGGCGGAGCTGCTCGCCCTGCTCGGCGACCGCACGCTGTCGGTGCCGCTCGCCAAGGAGGTGCTCGCCGAGGTCGTGCGCACCGGCGCCCCGCCCGCGCGGGTGGTGGAGGAGAAGGGCCTCGGCCAGATCTCCGACGAAGGCGAGCTCGTGGCCCTCGTGGAGCGCCTGCTGGCCGACAACCCGGCCCAGGCGGAGCAGCTGCGCGGCGGCAAGGACAAGGTGGTCGGCTTCTTCGTGGGGCAGGCGATGAAGGCCACCGGCGGCCGCGCCGATCCCGCCCGCGTGGGCGAGCTCGTGCGCGAGAAGGTCGCGGCGGGCTGA
- a CDS encoding 2-isopropylmalate synthase — protein MTADEQTAAPQDPAKRITFFDTTLRDGEQAPGITLNTREKVEIAHQLARLGVDVIEAGFPISSPGDFEGVRAVAAEVPGVIVAGLARANPRDVTTAGEAVRDAERPRIHTFIATSDIHLTYKLKMSREQVLTAATEAVRLARSIVDDVEFSCEDATRSEPAFVAEVVGAAIAEGAGTINIPDTVGYTTPTEFQGFLLELYDRCPELRGVVLSVHCHDDLGLAVANSLAGVQVGARQVEGCINGIGERAGNASLEELAMILRTRADALGGLWSGLTTTEITRTSRMVSRMTGYVVQPNKAIVGRNAFAHEAGIHQHGVLSNPLTYEIMDYASVGLAQSEIVLGKHSGRHALRNALVEMGYELDRDELDQAFARFKDLADRKGRISAADLEAIVGDEMRVEGAADGLALDELHFAGGTGGTPHARVVVREADGSRREAEADGDGPVDALMKAIDRAAGTEGTLLEYAVSAVTGGKDALGEARVVCEIDGRRFAGQGVSTDVLEASATAYVRAVNASRHAEHGERVATGGV, from the coding sequence GTGACCGCCGACGAGCAGACCGCAGCACCGCAGGACCCCGCGAAGCGAATCACCTTCTTCGACACCACCCTCCGGGACGGTGAGCAGGCCCCCGGGATCACCCTCAACACCCGGGAGAAGGTCGAGATCGCGCACCAGCTCGCGCGCCTCGGCGTGGATGTGATCGAGGCGGGCTTCCCGATCTCGTCACCGGGCGACTTCGAGGGCGTGCGCGCCGTCGCGGCCGAGGTGCCGGGCGTGATCGTGGCCGGGCTCGCGCGCGCCAACCCGCGCGACGTCACCACCGCCGGGGAGGCCGTGCGCGACGCCGAGCGGCCGCGCATCCACACCTTCATCGCCACGAGCGACATCCACCTCACGTACAAGCTCAAGATGAGCCGCGAGCAGGTGCTGACCGCCGCCACGGAGGCCGTGCGGCTGGCCCGCTCGATCGTGGACGACGTGGAGTTCTCCTGCGAGGACGCCACCCGCTCCGAGCCGGCCTTCGTCGCCGAGGTCGTGGGCGCGGCCATCGCCGAGGGGGCGGGGACGATCAACATCCCCGACACGGTCGGCTACACCACGCCCACCGAGTTCCAGGGCTTCCTGCTCGAGCTCTACGACCGCTGCCCCGAGCTGCGCGGCGTGGTGCTCTCCGTGCACTGCCACGACGACCTGGGGCTGGCCGTGGCCAACTCGCTGGCGGGCGTCCAGGTGGGCGCGCGCCAGGTGGAGGGCTGCATCAACGGCATCGGCGAGCGCGCCGGCAACGCCTCGCTGGAGGAGCTGGCCATGATCCTGCGCACCCGGGCCGACGCGCTCGGCGGCCTGTGGTCGGGCCTCACCACCACCGAGATCACGCGCACCAGCCGGATGGTCAGCCGCATGACCGGCTACGTCGTGCAGCCCAACAAGGCGATCGTGGGCCGCAACGCGTTCGCCCACGAGGCCGGCATCCACCAGCACGGCGTGCTCAGCAACCCGCTGACCTACGAGATCATGGACTACGCCTCGGTGGGGCTCGCCCAGAGCGAGATCGTGCTCGGCAAGCACTCCGGCCGCCACGCGCTGCGCAACGCGCTCGTGGAGATGGGCTACGAGCTCGACAGGGACGAGCTCGACCAGGCCTTCGCGCGCTTCAAGGACCTCGCCGACCGCAAGGGCCGCATCTCGGCTGCCGACCTCGAGGCGATCGTCGGCGACGAGATGCGGGTGGAGGGCGCCGCCGACGGGCTCGCGCTGGATGAGCTGCACTTCGCCGGCGGGACCGGCGGCACCCCGCACGCCCGCGTGGTGGTGCGCGAGGCCGACGGCTCGCGGCGCGAGGCAGAGGCCGACGGCGACGGGCCGGTCGACGCGTTGATGAAGGCGATCGACCGCGCGGCGGGCACCGAGGGCACGCTGCTGGAGTACGCGGTCTCGGCCGTGACGGGCGGCAAGGACGCCCTCGGCGAGGCGCGGGTGGTCTGCGAGATCGACGGGCGGCGGTTCGCCGGCCAGGGGGTCTCGACCGATGTGTTGGAGGCGAGCGCGACGGCATACGTCCGCGCGGTGAACGCCAGCCGCCACGCCGAGCACGGCGAGCGGGTCGCGACGGGAGGAGTGTGA
- the leuD gene encoding 3-isopropylmalate dehydratase small subunit, with protein sequence MEPFRKVEGVVCPLDRADVDTDQIIPKQFLKRIERTGFGEFLFWDWRGEEGFPLDRPEYAGAPILVAGRNFGCGSSREHAPWALEDFGFRAVIAPSFADIFRTNCTKIGLLPVQLPEDQVRALMEQAEGEPGATATVDLERLVVVAADGREFPFEIDPVVRERLLNGWDDIALTLAHEDDIAAYERDHEREGPVTTPFA encoded by the coding sequence ATGGAGCCGTTCCGCAAGGTCGAGGGCGTCGTCTGCCCGCTGGACCGGGCCGACGTCGACACCGACCAGATCATCCCCAAGCAGTTCCTGAAGCGCATCGAGCGCACCGGCTTCGGCGAGTTCCTGTTCTGGGACTGGCGGGGCGAGGAGGGCTTCCCGCTCGACCGCCCGGAGTACGCCGGCGCGCCGATCCTGGTGGCGGGGCGCAACTTCGGCTGCGGCTCGTCGCGCGAGCACGCCCCCTGGGCGCTCGAGGACTTCGGCTTCCGGGCCGTGATCGCCCCGAGCTTCGCCGACATCTTCCGCACCAACTGCACGAAGATCGGCCTGCTCCCGGTGCAGCTGCCGGAGGACCAGGTGCGCGCGCTCATGGAGCAGGCCGAGGGCGAGCCGGGCGCCACGGCGACCGTCGACCTCGAGCGGCTGGTGGTCGTCGCCGCCGACGGGCGCGAGTTCCCGTTCGAGATCGACCCCGTCGTGCGCGAGCGGCTCCTCAACGGCTGGGACGACATCGCCCTCACGCTGGCGCACGAGGACGACATCGCGGCCTACGAGCGCGACCACGAGCGCGAGGGCCCCGTCACGACCCCCTTCGCGTAG
- the leuC gene encoding 3-isopropylmalate dehydratase large subunit, translating into MGRTLFQKVWDAHQVRAADATGPAILFVDLHLVHEVTSPQAFDGLRLAGRRVRRPDRTLATVDHNVPTIGREAGIADPLSRAQIEALERNCAEFGVPLFSIRSNRQGIVHIIGPELGVTQPGMTIVCGDSHTSTHGAFGALAFGIGTSEVEHVLATQTLTQAPPRTMRINIEGDAGVGVGAKDLILGTIGQIGVAGAQGHVIEYAGSAIRALSMEGRMTVCNMSIEGGGRAGMIAPDETTFAWLEGRPGAPRDFAAAVERWRELPSDWDARFDREVHVDAASLAPQVTWGTTPGMVAPITGRVPTPEEYDDPADREGVRRALDYMGLRGGEAMEDIALDTVFIGSCTNGRLADLRAAAEVLRGHKVREGLRAIVVPGSMQVKAEAEAEGLDRVFTEAGFEWRDAGCSMCLAMNDDVLQPGERCASTSNRNFEGRQGKGGRTHLVSPPMAAAAAITGHLVDVRSFSPEAVEAVA; encoded by the coding sequence ATGGGGAGGACCCTGTTCCAGAAGGTCTGGGACGCCCACCAGGTGCGGGCGGCCGACGCAACCGGTCCGGCGATCCTGTTCGTCGACCTGCACCTGGTGCACGAGGTCACCTCGCCGCAGGCCTTCGACGGCCTGCGCCTGGCCGGGCGCAGGGTGCGCCGGCCGGACCGCACGCTGGCGACCGTCGACCACAACGTGCCCACGATCGGGCGCGAGGCCGGCATCGCCGACCCGCTCTCGCGGGCGCAGATCGAGGCGCTGGAGCGCAACTGCGCCGAGTTCGGCGTGCCGCTCTTCTCCATCCGCAGCAACCGGCAGGGGATCGTGCACATCATCGGCCCGGAGCTCGGGGTCACCCAGCCCGGCATGACGATCGTCTGCGGCGACAGCCACACGTCCACCCACGGGGCGTTCGGCGCGCTGGCGTTCGGCATCGGCACCAGCGAGGTCGAGCACGTGCTCGCCACGCAGACCCTCACCCAGGCGCCGCCGCGCACGATGCGCATCAACATCGAGGGCGACGCCGGCGTGGGCGTGGGCGCCAAGGACCTGATCCTCGGCACCATCGGCCAGATCGGCGTGGCCGGGGCGCAGGGCCACGTCATCGAGTACGCGGGCTCCGCGATCCGCGCGCTCTCGATGGAGGGCCGCATGACGGTCTGCAACATGTCGATCGAGGGCGGCGGCCGCGCGGGCATGATCGCCCCCGACGAGACCACCTTCGCCTGGCTCGAGGGCCGGCCCGGCGCACCGCGCGACTTCGCGGCGGCCGTCGAGCGCTGGCGCGAGCTGCCGAGCGACTGGGACGCCCGCTTCGACCGCGAGGTGCACGTCGACGCCGCGTCCCTCGCGCCCCAGGTCACCTGGGGCACGACGCCCGGCATGGTCGCGCCGATCACCGGACGCGTCCCCACGCCGGAGGAGTACGACGACCCGGCCGACCGTGAGGGCGTGCGCCGCGCGCTCGACTACATGGGCCTGCGGGGCGGCGAGGCGATGGAGGACATCGCCCTCGACACCGTCTTCATCGGCTCCTGCACCAACGGCCGCCTCGCCGACCTGCGCGCCGCCGCCGAGGTGCTGCGCGGCCACAAGGTGCGCGAGGGACTGCGGGCGATCGTGGTGCCGGGCTCGATGCAGGTGAAGGCCGAGGCCGAGGCCGAGGGCCTCGACCGGGTCTTCACCGAGGCGGGCTTCGAGTGGCGCGACGCCGGCTGCTCCATGTGCCTCGCGATGAACGACGACGTGCTCCAGCCGGGCGAGCGCTGCGCCTCCACGAGCAACCGCAACTTTGAGGGGCGCCAGGGCAAGGGTGGCCGCACCCACCTCGTCAGCCCGCCGATGGCCGCCGCCGCGGCGATCACCGGCCACCTGGTGGACGTGCGCTCGTTCAGCCCCGAGGCCGTCGAGGCGGTGGCCTGA
- the serA gene encoding phosphoglycerate dehydrogenase: MGTLARADLRVLVCERIADAGVEHLSNLFSVDLGLDWSKEELEERIGAYDAIVVRSATKVTGDLIARAERLKVVGRAGTGVDNVDVPAATRRGIVVCNAAGSNALSAAEHAIALMLAQARNIPQAHSSLVAGRWERSRFGGIEVTGKTLGVLGFGRIGQMVAERAKGLGMHVVAYDPLVAEGRYRELGVDKADTPADLYAVADFVTLHLASTPETRGFVDAAAFAAMKPGARLINAARGDVVDQDALVEALRSGHLGGAGIDVFPKEPTVESPLFGLPGVVVTPHLGASTEEAQDRAGIVVAEQVAAALTGGVVTSAVNIPAVGPEALEVLGPFLPLAKLLGQLLAVLVGGPAPVEISYEGQLASLDTRLLTSAVLEGVLHGRIEEPVNVVNATSLAEERGIEWSEITIPRARDYTNRLSLRAGDVAISGTTVGTAARPRLVEAFGQDIDIELAPHIGLFRYLDIPGQIGRVGTILGLAHVNIASMAVSRSRAEGLAVMAVTVDSPVPPETVRAIQHVEGFDRVWFAALEVDSA, translated from the coding sequence ATGGGCACGCTGGCGCGCGCCGACCTGCGGGTGCTCGTCTGCGAGCGCATCGCCGACGCCGGGGTCGAGCACCTCTCCAACCTGTTCTCGGTCGACCTCGGCCTGGACTGGTCGAAGGAGGAGCTCGAGGAGCGCATCGGCGCGTACGACGCGATCGTGGTGCGCAGCGCGACGAAGGTCACCGGCGACCTCATCGCGCGCGCCGAGCGCCTGAAGGTGGTCGGCCGGGCCGGGACCGGGGTCGACAACGTCGACGTGCCCGCCGCCACCCGGCGCGGCATCGTGGTCTGCAACGCCGCGGGCTCCAACGCCCTGTCGGCGGCCGAGCACGCCATCGCGCTGATGCTCGCCCAGGCGCGGAACATCCCCCAGGCGCACTCGAGCCTCGTGGCCGGCAGGTGGGAGCGCTCGCGCTTCGGCGGCATCGAGGTGACCGGCAAGACGCTCGGCGTGCTCGGCTTCGGCCGCATCGGCCAGATGGTCGCGGAGCGGGCGAAGGGCCTCGGCATGCACGTGGTCGCGTACGACCCGCTCGTCGCCGAGGGCCGCTACCGCGAGCTGGGCGTCGACAAGGCCGACACCCCGGCCGACCTCTACGCCGTCGCCGACTTCGTCACCCTGCACCTGGCCTCGACGCCGGAGACCCGGGGCTTCGTCGACGCCGCGGCGTTCGCCGCCATGAAGCCGGGCGCCCGCCTGATCAACGCCGCGCGCGGCGACGTGGTGGACCAGGACGCCCTCGTCGAGGCGCTCAGGAGCGGGCACCTCGGGGGCGCCGGCATCGACGTCTTCCCGAAGGAGCCGACGGTCGAGAGCCCGCTGTTCGGGCTGCCGGGCGTGGTGGTGACGCCGCACCTCGGCGCCTCCACCGAGGAGGCCCAGGACCGCGCCGGCATCGTCGTGGCCGAGCAGGTGGCGGCGGCGCTCACCGGCGGGGTGGTCACCTCCGCGGTGAACATCCCGGCCGTCGGCCCCGAGGCACTCGAGGTGCTCGGCCCCTTCCTGCCGCTCGCGAAGCTGCTCGGCCAGCTGCTGGCGGTGCTCGTCGGCGGCCCGGCCCCCGTCGAGATCTCCTACGAGGGCCAGCTCGCCAGCCTCGACACCCGCCTGCTCACCTCCGCGGTGCTCGAGGGCGTGCTGCACGGCCGCATCGAGGAGCCGGTCAACGTGGTCAACGCCACGAGCCTCGCCGAGGAGCGCGGCATCGAGTGGTCGGAGATCACGATCCCGCGGGCCCGCGACTACACCAACCGCCTCTCGCTGCGGGCGGGCGACGTCGCGATCAGCGGCACGACCGTCGGCACCGCGGCGCGGCCGCGCCTGGTGGAGGCGTTCGGCCAGGACATCGACATCGAGCTCGCCCCGCACATCGGCCTCTTCCGCTACCTCGACATCCCCGGCCAGATCGGCCGGGTCGGCACCATCCTGGGCCTCGCCCACGTGAACATCGCCTCCATGGCGGTGTCGCGCTCGCGGGCCGAGGGGCTCGCCGTGATGGCGGTGACCGTCGACTCGCCGGTCCCGCCGGAGACCGTGCGGGCCATCCAGCACGTCGAGGGCTTCGACAGGGTGTGGTTCGCCGCCCTGGAGGTCGACTCGGCCTAG